A genomic region of Halopelagius longus contains the following coding sequences:
- the mbhE gene encoding hydrogen gas-evolving membrane-bound hydrogenase subunit E yields the protein MAPNLTVVTTIVALPFVAAVLSPLIYRVLGERTGYAGALVAAASFGLLVTQLDSHGTVRASWVSALDVGFQFTVDGWGLLFALLASGIGVLVFVYSVRYMHGEDGLARYYAALLAFMGSILGVALASDLVLVFLFWELTSLCSFVLIGHHTDDAESRYSARMAMVVTVGGGLCLLAGLLVLSVAAQDALGRVTFDLTAMLANDEAMRAALRESGLFVPALVLVVVAAAAKSAQVPLHFWLPNAMVAPTPVSAFLHSATMVKVGVYFIGRVRPLLLSPEWVLLVATMGLLTMTVGALLAVAATDSKELLAYSTASHLGLMVAGFGFDVVYGGEAGAFHLLNHALFKAPLFLVAGIVAHEAGSRTLDDLGGLWRDLPITAAIAGVAALSMAGIPPLNGFYSKELLFEATYEVAHEAGGLAWLYPAVATVASVFTVVYSLKFLAMFFGDRRAPVADIHRPPVALVAPPAVLAAGVVVVSVAPQVAVDAIVQGAVEATAAGEAHLEVGLPTHVSPPVAMSAVAILGGLAAYPFTGRLAAAIERGVGAPVPVRPSGWYDWTVSTAEATSARFGPFVHNGLLRTYVAWIAAAGSLLALAGFAATGGVPGIGRLSVPFSVAGVLAIAVLAGVAVTIASSHVASVLTLSILGFMLAIFFILASAPDLALTQLVVETLVLLIFLLVLQRLPSFYSDVRPFVLARDAGVAILVGAMAFTAVSLTAPGPDAEPTSVAAYYAEQAVPAGGGTNVVNVILVDFRAFDTLGELLVVTVAALAILVLVTMRTRSEETVGDTEEGPIPDGGDSP from the coding sequence ATGGCACCAAACCTCACAGTCGTCACGACTATCGTCGCGCTTCCCTTCGTCGCTGCGGTTCTCTCACCGCTCATCTATCGCGTCCTCGGCGAACGAACCGGCTACGCGGGAGCCCTCGTCGCGGCGGCGAGCTTCGGGCTGCTAGTGACGCAACTCGACAGCCACGGCACCGTCAGGGCGTCGTGGGTCTCCGCTCTCGACGTGGGGTTCCAGTTCACCGTCGACGGGTGGGGGCTCCTCTTTGCGCTCTTAGCCAGCGGCATCGGCGTCCTCGTGTTCGTTTACTCGGTGCGGTACATGCACGGCGAGGACGGTCTAGCGCGCTACTACGCGGCGCTGCTCGCGTTCATGGGCTCGATACTCGGCGTCGCGCTCGCCTCCGACCTCGTGCTCGTCTTCCTGTTTTGGGAACTGACGAGCCTCTGTTCGTTCGTGCTCATCGGCCACCACACCGACGACGCCGAGTCGCGCTACTCGGCGCGGATGGCCATGGTCGTGACCGTCGGCGGCGGCCTGTGCCTGCTCGCCGGTCTGCTCGTGCTCTCGGTGGCGGCGCAGGACGCCCTCGGCCGCGTCACCTTCGACCTGACGGCGATGCTCGCGAACGACGAGGCGATGCGCGCCGCCCTCCGCGAGTCGGGGCTGTTCGTGCCCGCACTCGTCCTCGTCGTCGTCGCCGCGGCCGCCAAGTCCGCGCAGGTTCCGCTGCACTTCTGGCTACCGAACGCCATGGTCGCTCCGACGCCCGTCTCGGCCTTCCTCCACTCCGCGACGATGGTCAAGGTGGGCGTCTACTTCATCGGCCGCGTGCGCCCCCTGCTTTTGAGTCCCGAGTGGGTGCTCCTCGTCGCGACGATGGGACTCCTGACGATGACGGTCGGGGCGCTCTTGGCGGTGGCCGCCACCGACAGCAAGGAGTTGCTCGCCTACTCGACGGCGAGTCACCTCGGGCTGATGGTCGCGGGCTTCGGATTCGACGTGGTGTACGGCGGCGAGGCGGGCGCGTTCCACCTGCTCAACCACGCGCTGTTCAAGGCTCCGCTGTTCCTCGTCGCGGGAATCGTCGCCCACGAGGCCGGCAGCCGTACTCTCGACGACCTCGGGGGGCTGTGGCGGGACCTCCCGATAACGGCCGCAATCGCCGGCGTGGCCGCGCTGAGCATGGCCGGCATCCCCCCGCTCAACGGCTTCTACTCGAAGGAACTGCTGTTCGAGGCGACCTACGAAGTCGCCCACGAGGCCGGCGGACTCGCGTGGCTCTACCCCGCCGTGGCGACGGTCGCGAGCGTGTTCACCGTCGTCTACTCGCTGAAGTTCCTCGCGATGTTCTTCGGCGACCGACGAGCGCCGGTCGCGGACATCCACCGGCCGCCGGTCGCACTGGTCGCACCCCCCGCCGTCTTGGCCGCCGGGGTCGTCGTCGTCAGCGTCGCGCCGCAGGTGGCGGTCGACGCTATCGTCCAGGGGGCCGTCGAAGCCACCGCCGCGGGCGAGGCGCACCTCGAAGTCGGACTGCCGACTCACGTCTCGCCCCCGGTCGCGATGTCCGCCGTCGCTATCCTCGGCGGCCTCGCCGCGTACCCGTTCACGGGGCGACTCGCGGCGGCCATCGAACGCGGCGTCGGTGCTCCGGTCCCCGTGCGGCCCAGCGGGTGGTACGACTGGACCGTCTCGACGGCGGAGGCGACGAGCGCCCGGTTCGGCCCGTTCGTCCACAACGGCCTCCTGCGGACGTACGTGGCGTGGATCGCTGCGGCCGGGAGCCTGCTCGCACTCGCCGGCTTCGCCGCGACCGGCGGTGTTCCCGGAATCGGGAGGCTCAGCGTTCCGTTTTCGGTCGCAGGCGTGCTGGCGATAGCCGTCCTCGCCGGCGTGGCGGTGACCATCGCCTCCTCCCACGTCGCCAGCGTCCTCACGCTGTCGATTCTCGGATTCATGCTCGCCATCTTCTTCATCCTCGCGAGCGCGCCGGACCTCGCGCTCACGCAGTTGGTCGTCGAGACGCTCGTCCTCCTGATATTCCTGCTCGTCCTCCAGCGGTTGCCGTCCTTCTACTCGGACGTCAGACCGTTCGTGCTCGCCCGCGACGCCGGCGTGGCGATTCTCGTGGGCGCGATGGCGTTCACGGCCGTCTCGCTGACGGCACCCGGCCCCGACGCCGAGCCGACGAGCGTCGCCGCCTACTACGCGGAGCAGGCGGTCCCGGCCGGCGGCGGCACGAACGTCGTCAACGTCATCCTCGTCGACTTCCGGGCGTTCGACACGCTCGGCGAGTTGCTGGTCGTCACCGTCGCCGCACTCGCCATCCTCGTGCTCGTGACGATGCGGACCCGAAGCGAGGAGACGGTCGGCGATACCGAGGAGGGGCCGATTCCCGACGGGGGTGACTCGCCGTGA
- a CDS encoding MnhB domain-containing protein, whose product MTTTIMRTTARVTVPIVLVLSIWLFLQGHNLPGGGFIGGVLTTTAFALVYVAYDLDYLESGVLDREVDPGTSIFEHRTVTAYRRTLLAGLVVVVGSGVAGMLVGDPFLTQTYVHLEHVPIYHEVELASALVFDLGVYLVVVGSLLTITSVVSAE is encoded by the coding sequence GTGACGACGACGATTATGCGGACGACGGCCCGGGTGACCGTCCCCATCGTGCTCGTCCTCTCCATCTGGCTGTTCCTCCAAGGCCACAACCTGCCCGGCGGCGGGTTCATCGGCGGCGTCCTCACGACGACGGCGTTCGCGCTCGTCTACGTCGCCTACGACCTCGACTACTTGGAGTCGGGCGTCCTCGACAGGGAGGTCGATCCCGGCACCAGCATCTTCGAGCACCGCACGGTCACCGCCTACCGCCGCACGTTGCTCGCGGGACTCGTGGTCGTCGTCGGCAGCGGCGTCGCTGGAATGCTCGTCGGCGACCCCTTCCTGACCCAGACGTACGTCCACCTCGAACACGTCCCGATATACCACGAGGTCGAACTCGCGAGCGCGCTCGTGTTCGATCTGGGCGTGTACCTCGTCGTCGTCGGCAGCCTCCTGACGATTACCTCGGTGGTGAGCGCCGAATGA
- a CDS encoding YihY/virulence factor BrkB family protein → MSTVRSVAGLAKDRNLTYLAAGIAYYAFVSIIPLMLLAVALASFFGGQALADRIVGMLSQQISSAGAQVVTQTLTSTAGRGAASVVGFVTLLWSALKLFRGLDQAFDEVYANEIDVSIVEQVIDALVVIVGIALAVALVVAVGIVLSILSLQIPFANVLGTLVLIIVLTLAFLPIYYVLPPVDVSVREVLPGTVVAAVGWVLLQVGFRIYAANAGRYAAYGVIGAVLLFVTWLYFASIVMLLGAAVNAVRRGTTTETW, encoded by the coding sequence ATGTCCACCGTCCGCTCCGTCGCCGGCCTCGCGAAGGACCGCAACCTCACTTACCTCGCGGCGGGCATCGCCTACTACGCGTTCGTGTCGATAATCCCGCTGATGTTGCTCGCCGTGGCGCTGGCGTCGTTCTTCGGGGGGCAGGCGCTGGCCGACCGCATCGTCGGCATGCTCAGTCAGCAGATATCGTCCGCCGGGGCGCAAGTCGTGACCCAGACGCTGACCAGCACCGCCGGACGAGGGGCCGCGTCAGTGGTCGGGTTCGTCACGTTGCTGTGGAGCGCGCTGAAACTCTTTCGCGGCCTCGACCAAGCGTTCGACGAGGTGTACGCGAACGAAATAGACGTCTCGATAGTCGAGCAGGTGATCGACGCGCTGGTCGTCATCGTCGGAATCGCGCTGGCCGTCGCTCTCGTCGTCGCCGTCGGCATCGTGCTCTCGATACTGAGCCTGCAGATTCCGTTCGCGAACGTGCTCGGAACGCTCGTTTTAATTATCGTCCTCACGCTCGCGTTCCTGCCGATATACTACGTGCTCCCGCCGGTGGACGTGTCGGTTCGGGAGGTGCTGCCGGGAACGGTCGTCGCCGCCGTCGGCTGGGTGCTCCTTCAGGTCGGCTTCCGAATCTACGCGGCCAACGCGGGGCGCTACGCCGCCTACGGCGTCATCGGCGCTGTCCTCCTGTTCGTCACGTGGCTCTACTTCGCCAGCATCGTGATGCTTCTCGGCGCGGCGGTGAACGCCGTGCGCCGGGGGACGACGACGGAAACGTGGTAG
- a CDS encoding YciE/YciF ferroxidase family protein, translated as MTTDSMDELFVEGLQELYYAEQQLVDALETLADQTDDEAASQGFSEHRDETREQIERLEQVFEQIGEEAQTKQEQVIDALIDEHEQFAQENDGDVLDRYNMGVGQKTEHYEIAAYGNLTSLAQKTGHDDVADTLAETLREEQDALEEVTEASEQFDQEEVAG; from the coding sequence ATGACTACCGACTCGATGGACGAGCTCTTCGTCGAAGGGCTCCAAGAACTGTACTACGCGGAGCAACAACTCGTCGATGCGCTGGAAACCCTCGCCGATCAGACCGACGACGAGGCCGCCAGTCAGGGGTTCTCCGAGCACCGCGACGAGACGCGGGAGCAGATAGAGCGCCTGGAGCAGGTGTTCGAGCAGATAGGTGAGGAGGCCCAGACCAAGCAGGAGCAGGTCATCGACGCCCTCATCGACGAGCACGAACAGTTCGCACAGGAGAACGACGGCGACGTGCTCGACCGGTACAACATGGGCGTCGGGCAGAAGACCGAACACTACGAAATCGCCGCCTACGGTAACCTCACGTCGCTGGCTCAGAAGACCGGTCACGACGACGTGGCGGACACGTTGGCGGAGACGCTCCGCGAAGAGCAGGACGCGCTCGAAGAAGTCACCGAGGCCAGCGAGCAGTTCGACCAAGAGGAAGTCGCCGGGTAA
- a CDS encoding pectinesterase family protein, producing MGSDDFDGYDYVVDREGDGDYESVQAAIDGAKSFPRERIRILLREGVYDEKVAVHSWNPKITLVGEGAAETILTHDDHFEKIGRGRNSTFFTYTLKVCGNDFRARNLTVRNGAGADAGQAVALHAEADRAEFEHCRFVGNQDTVYAGGECSRQYFRDCHVEGTTDFVFGGATAVFERCDIHSKADSYVTAASTPRNQPFGFVFRDCTLTADPEVSDVYLGRPWRDHAHVAFLRTEMGSHVNPAGWHNWSRPEAEATVTFVEYENRGPGAKRDERVEWAAELTPAEAERYATENVLTGGTSRQSTRRWYRTTTR from the coding sequence ATGGGTTCGGACGACTTCGACGGGTACGACTACGTCGTCGACCGGGAGGGAGACGGCGATTACGAGAGCGTTCAGGCGGCTATCGACGGGGCGAAGTCGTTTCCTCGGGAACGGATACGGATACTCCTGCGGGAGGGCGTGTACGACGAGAAGGTGGCGGTCCACTCGTGGAACCCTAAAATCACCCTCGTCGGGGAGGGTGCGGCGGAGACGATACTGACGCACGACGACCACTTCGAGAAGATAGGACGGGGGCGGAACAGCACGTTCTTCACGTACACGCTGAAGGTCTGCGGGAACGACTTCCGGGCGCGTAACCTCACGGTGCGAAACGGCGCCGGCGCGGACGCCGGACAGGCCGTCGCGCTTCACGCGGAGGCCGACCGGGCCGAGTTCGAGCACTGTCGGTTCGTCGGCAATCAAGACACCGTGTACGCCGGCGGCGAATGCTCACGACAGTACTTCCGCGACTGTCACGTCGAGGGGACGACCGACTTCGTGTTCGGCGGTGCCACGGCCGTCTTCGAGCGGTGCGATATCCACTCGAAGGCGGACTCGTACGTCACGGCCGCGTCCACGCCCCGGAACCAACCGTTCGGGTTCGTCTTCAGGGACTGTACTCTCACCGCGGACCCGGAGGTTTCCGACGTGTACTTGGGCCGCCCGTGGCGGGACCACGCCCACGTCGCGTTCCTCCGAACCGAGATGGGTTCGCACGTCAATCCGGCCGGGTGGCACAACTGGTCCCGCCCGGAGGCCGAAGCGACGGTCACGTTCGTCGAGTACGAGAACCGGGGCCCCGGGGCGAAGAGGGACGAACGGGTGGAGTGGGCCGCGGAACTGACGCCGGCGGAAGCCGAGCGGTACGCGACGGAGAACGTCCTGACCGGCGGTACCTCTCGGCAGTCGACGCGACGCTGGTACCGAACCACTACGCGGTGA
- a CDS encoding Na+/H+ antiporter subunit E, which produces MTRSWPVIGVVFGVLWVFIQGPPLAFEPLVGALLVGLAVGFPLSYLFRRLYADTVDLRRVVRGVPYTILYMLTFTKEAIVSSFDVTYRVLAPSGPIDPEVILIPLRVQTDLGVTTIANSITMTPGSLTLDYDPNENALYVHVIDGRAPEEIVAPIRNWEDYALVIFDEELSPADPAPDFAVYPPDQTHPVLEQALPDTESEAETEVEPPAEEATGGDDDGR; this is translated from the coding sequence GTGACCCGCAGTTGGCCGGTCATCGGCGTCGTGTTCGGCGTTCTCTGGGTGTTCATTCAGGGGCCGCCGCTCGCGTTCGAACCGCTCGTCGGAGCGCTGCTCGTCGGCCTCGCGGTCGGCTTCCCCCTCTCGTACCTCTTCCGGCGTCTGTACGCCGACACGGTCGACCTCCGCCGGGTGGTTCGCGGCGTCCCGTACACGATACTATACATGCTAACGTTCACCAAGGAGGCGATCGTCTCCAGCTTCGACGTGACGTACCGCGTGCTCGCACCCTCCGGACCGATCGACCCCGAGGTGATACTCATCCCGCTGCGGGTACAGACGGACCTCGGGGTGACCACTATCGCAAACAGCATCACGATGACGCCCGGTTCGCTCACGCTCGACTACGATCCGAACGAGAACGCGCTGTACGTCCACGTCATCGACGGGAGAGCGCCCGAAGAGATAGTCGCCCCGATCCGCAACTGGGAGGACTACGCGCTCGTCATCTTCGACGAGGAACTGTCGCCGGCCGACCCCGCGCCGGATTTCGCCGTCTACCCGCCCGACCAGACGCATCCAGTCCTCGAACAGGCCCTCCCCGACACCGAGAGCGAGGCGGAGACGGAGGTCGAACCGCCGGCCGAGGAAGCCACCGGAGGTGACGACGATGGTCGCTGA
- a CDS encoding complex I subunit 5 family protein, producing MSWLVIAPLLAPLGTAVLTLALGQRPRIQRAASAAGAAAYVAAIAAAVWVFVLAPGAPGAAVYRVGEWPAPFGITLVLDGLSAFMLTIAAGVGFASILFSLRYVSSENQRVYYHPLFHVLLVGVTGAFLTGDLFNLFVWFEVMLIVSYVFVAFYGTDYATAASFRYLVMNVLGSALMLVAIGGLYATTGTLNMADMARRLADPAAYGVDPAPAVGLSALLLAVFALKAGLVPFQFWVPAAYTAAPPPITAMFAGVTKKVGMYAIVRLYFTVFAVDTVSVDLFGVAGVSPLAFLAPVLAAMGIASIVVGGFGAVGQDRLEGVFAYSSVGQVGFIAIPIAVAAAADPAGTLRGVAIAAALVFALHHALAKGLLFLSAAAVEDATGTDNLRGLGGVAGRSPVLSGAVFVGLLSLIGLPPLTGFFGKLLAFDATVRGLASGSGALSALALVALLLGAVLTILYTTRVWVGGFWGAETPAVEGATVESGQLAVLVALAAAVVVVGVGFDPIYRFAETAANAAVDTEAYVDIVGLGGGGGA from the coding sequence ATGAGTTGGCTCGTCATCGCGCCGCTTTTAGCCCCGCTCGGTACCGCCGTGCTCACCCTCGCGCTCGGTCAGCGGCCGCGGATTCAGCGCGCGGCGAGCGCGGCCGGTGCCGCCGCGTACGTCGCGGCCATCGCCGCCGCCGTCTGGGTGTTCGTCCTCGCGCCGGGTGCCCCCGGCGCGGCGGTCTACCGCGTGGGCGAGTGGCCCGCGCCCTTCGGAATCACGCTCGTCCTCGACGGGCTGTCGGCGTTCATGCTGACTATCGCCGCGGGCGTCGGGTTCGCGTCGATACTGTTCTCGCTTCGGTACGTGAGCTCCGAAAACCAGCGCGTCTACTACCACCCGCTGTTCCACGTGCTTCTTGTGGGCGTGACCGGCGCGTTCCTCACCGGCGACCTGTTCAACCTGTTCGTCTGGTTCGAGGTGATGCTCATCGTCAGTTACGTGTTCGTCGCCTTCTACGGCACCGACTACGCCACCGCGGCGTCGTTCCGCTATCTGGTGATGAACGTCCTCGGAAGCGCGCTCATGCTCGTGGCCATCGGCGGCCTGTACGCCACGACGGGCACGCTCAACATGGCCGACATGGCCCGGCGGTTGGCCGACCCCGCGGCGTACGGCGTCGACCCCGCGCCCGCCGTCGGCCTGTCGGCCCTGCTGCTCGCGGTGTTCGCGCTGAAGGCCGGTCTCGTCCCATTCCAGTTTTGGGTCCCCGCCGCCTACACCGCCGCGCCGCCGCCCATCACCGCGATGTTCGCCGGCGTCACCAAGAAGGTCGGAATGTACGCCATCGTCCGCCTCTACTTTACGGTCTTCGCCGTCGACACCGTCTCCGTCGACCTGTTCGGCGTCGCCGGCGTGTCGCCGCTCGCCTTCCTCGCGCCGGTGCTGGCGGCGATGGGGATAGCGAGCATCGTCGTCGGGGGGTTCGGTGCGGTCGGTCAGGACCGACTGGAGGGCGTGTTCGCGTACTCCAGCGTCGGCCAAGTCGGCTTCATCGCCATCCCCATCGCCGTCGCCGCGGCGGCCGACCCCGCGGGGACGCTCCGCGGCGTCGCCATCGCGGCCGCGCTGGTGTTCGCGCTCCACCACGCGCTCGCGAAGGGGCTCCTCTTCCTCTCGGCGGCCGCCGTCGAGGATGCGACCGGGACGGACAACCTCCGGGGTCTCGGCGGCGTCGCCGGCCGCTCGCCGGTGCTCTCGGGGGCCGTCTTCGTCGGCCTCCTCTCGCTCATCGGCCTCCCGCCGTTGACCGGATTCTTCGGGAAGCTCCTCGCGTTCGACGCGACGGTTCGAGGGCTCGCGTCCGGTTCCGGCGCGCTGTCGGCGCTCGCGCTGGTCGCGTTGCTCCTCGGGGCCGTGCTCACGATTCTGTACACGACGCGGGTGTGGGTCGGCGGCTTCTGGGGGGCGGAGACGCCGGCGGTCGAGGGCGCGACCGTCGAATCGGGCCAACTCGCGGTTCTCGTCGCGCTCGCGGCGGCCGTGGTCGTCGTCGGCGTCGGGTTCGACCCGATATACCGGTTCGCCGAGACGGCGGCGAACGCCGCCGTCGACACCGAGGCGTACGTCGACATCGTTGGTCTCGGCGGAGGTGGTGGCGCGTGA
- a CDS encoding Vms1/Ankzf1 family peptidyl-tRNA hydrolase: MTTSNYELRERIEAVSNASGGGDDLLTVAIPPEESLGETLERVEEEYAEAEYIHADESSTARRAVLERTKQILHEYGETPDGGLVVYVGVTGDEEDLSEYVFDDLPNPIREERYEWSNEFDAEALAAAAGDSSTYGLLVVERGGAALGRFDGDRVEAVETIDSDVMGKTKAGGQSADRFERDRARQKEEFFDDVAAEAERAFLEDGAGEDGAPTVDGLLVGGTTVTVEEFEDGDHLDHRLRDAVVGGTFSVEYATEQGLTQLAEKGRDAMDDAEGEEVREALERFRDGLRDDGDDEVAYGEEEVERALEFDAVETLLVSGARPVEDLREYEERVTEAGGEFVAVPPDTEDGARFAEAFGVAAVLRFPVE, translated from the coding sequence ATGACTACGTCAAACTACGAACTTCGAGAGCGCATCGAGGCCGTATCGAACGCGTCCGGCGGCGGCGACGACCTGCTCACGGTCGCGATTCCGCCGGAGGAGTCGCTCGGCGAGACGCTCGAACGGGTCGAGGAGGAGTACGCCGAGGCCGAGTACATCCACGCCGACGAGTCGTCGACGGCCCGCAGAGCGGTGCTCGAACGGACCAAACAGATCCTCCACGAGTACGGCGAGACGCCGGATGGCGGACTCGTCGTCTACGTCGGCGTCACCGGCGACGAGGAGGACCTCAGCGAGTACGTCTTCGACGACTTACCGAACCCGATTCGGGAGGAGCGCTACGAGTGGTCGAACGAGTTCGACGCCGAGGCGCTAGCGGCCGCCGCGGGCGACTCCTCGACGTACGGCCTCCTCGTGGTCGAACGCGGCGGCGCGGCGTTGGGCCGGTTCGACGGCGACCGGGTCGAGGCGGTCGAGACGATAGACAGCGACGTGATGGGGAAGACGAAGGCGGGCGGGCAGTCGGCCGACCGGTTCGAACGCGACAGAGCGCGTCAGAAAGAGGAGTTCTTCGACGACGTGGCGGCCGAGGCGGAGCGAGCGTTCCTCGAAGACGGGGCGGGCGAGGACGGAGCCCCGACGGTGGACGGACTTCTCGTCGGCGGGACGACGGTCACCGTCGAGGAGTTCGAAGACGGCGACCACTTAGACCACAGACTCCGCGACGCGGTGGTCGGCGGGACGTTCTCCGTCGAGTACGCCACCGAGCAGGGACTGACGCAACTCGCCGAGAAGGGGCGAGACGCGATGGACGACGCGGAGGGAGAGGAGGTCCGCGAGGCCCTCGAACGCTTCCGCGACGGCCTCCGAGACGACGGCGACGACGAAGTCGCCTACGGCGAGGAGGAAGTCGAGCGAGCCTTGGAGTTCGACGCGGTGGAGACGCTCTTGGTCTCCGGCGCGCGGCCGGTCGAGGACCTGCGCGAGTACGAGGAGCGAGTGACCGAGGCGGGCGGCGAGTTCGTCGCCGTTCCCCCGGACACCGAGGACGGCGCGCGATTCGCGGAGGCGTTCGGCGTGGCCGCGGTGCTCCGCTTCCCCGTCGAGTGA
- a CDS encoding sodium:proton antiporter, whose translation MSVVLAVAVGALFAVGTFLLLRRDLVAVVLGVAVISQATFVYLIAMGGVDEGTHALVPVLETHGGEVPEIADPVVQALVLTAIVISFGTTALALVLSYRAYEENGTMDVTEWMG comes from the coding sequence ATGAGCGTCGTCCTCGCGGTTGCGGTCGGCGCGTTGTTCGCCGTCGGGACGTTCCTGCTGTTGCGGCGGGACCTCGTGGCGGTCGTCTTGGGAGTCGCCGTCATCTCTCAGGCCACGTTCGTCTACCTCATCGCGATGGGCGGCGTCGACGAGGGGACGCACGCCCTCGTCCCCGTCCTCGAAACCCACGGCGGCGAGGTCCCCGAAATCGCAGACCCCGTGGTGCAGGCGCTCGTGTTGACCGCCATCGTCATCAGTTTCGGGACGACCGCGCTGGCGCTCGTCCTGTCGTACCGCGCCTACGAGGAGAACGGAACCATGGACGTCACGGAGTGGATGGGATGA
- a CDS encoding ATP-binding protein has product MRGVSARKGGGAVAGVGVLLSLFHLEKVLAIPSTPPELAIELFPLVLSVSMTVVGAAMARGRFAGRQFVERMLAWMGVGAVALSILGGWTVAGAVLRGFPLPWAFVPILNAATAGALIGLLVGVYDARSQEHQQSLEEANRINDTLRIATQELVGNSERGALEQAVCDRLTESDPYDAAWVGRYEEGDSHVRPAAWAGFEDAYFDSLEITVNDDPSGQGAGGRAIKTGEIQCIPDVFADPTMEPWWEQFEARGVESLAVVPISDDDSVYGFVSIYADRQNVFDEREREVLSELGETIGHAVASIETHERLAERERELERQNERLEEFAGVVSHDLRNPLNVAEGFLELAREEGDEQHFARVEDALGRMDELIEDLLTLARQGAAVDAFDDVPLADVVEAAWETAGSSAATLRIADELGTVACDQSRLRELLENLFGNSVEHGSTSSRPGADDSVEHAGPEVTVTVRRTDAGFAVEDDGPGIPADERETVFEAGHSTNAEGTGFGLNIVRSVAEAHGWSVSLGESPDGGVRFEFSGVETVESEPVAR; this is encoded by the coding sequence ATGAGAGGTGTCTCGGCTCGGAAGGGGGGAGGAGCGGTCGCCGGGGTCGGTGTCCTGCTCAGCCTATTCCACCTGGAGAAAGTCCTCGCCATTCCGTCGACGCCACCGGAGTTGGCGATAGAGCTGTTTCCGCTCGTTCTCTCGGTTTCGATGACCGTCGTCGGCGCGGCGATGGCGCGGGGGCGATTCGCCGGGCGGCAGTTCGTGGAGCGGATGCTGGCGTGGATGGGCGTCGGCGCCGTCGCGCTGTCGATACTCGGCGGGTGGACGGTGGCGGGCGCCGTCCTCAGGGGGTTTCCGCTGCCGTGGGCGTTCGTACCGATTCTCAACGCCGCGACGGCCGGTGCGCTCATCGGGTTGCTCGTCGGCGTCTACGACGCCCGGAGTCAGGAACACCAGCAGTCGCTGGAGGAGGCCAACCGCATCAACGACACGCTCCGCATCGCGACGCAGGAACTCGTGGGGAACTCCGAGCGAGGTGCGCTCGAACAGGCCGTCTGCGACCGGCTGACGGAGTCGGATCCGTACGACGCGGCGTGGGTCGGCCGGTACGAGGAGGGCGACAGCCACGTTCGACCCGCGGCGTGGGCGGGGTTCGAAGACGCGTACTTCGATTCGCTCGAAATCACGGTAAACGACGACCCGTCGGGACAGGGCGCGGGCGGCCGCGCCATCAAGACCGGGGAGATACAGTGCATCCCCGACGTGTTCGCCGACCCGACGATGGAACCGTGGTGGGAGCAGTTCGAGGCGCGAGGCGTCGAGTCGTTGGCCGTCGTCCCGATAAGCGACGACGACTCCGTGTACGGGTTCGTCAGCATCTACGCTGACCGGCAGAACGTGTTCGACGAACGGGAGCGAGAGGTGCTGTCCGAACTCGGCGAGACCATCGGTCACGCCGTCGCCTCGATAGAGACGCACGAACGACTCGCGGAACGAGAGCGGGAGTTGGAGCGGCAGAACGAGCGGTTAGAGGAGTTCGCGGGCGTCGTCTCACACGACCTCCGCAACCCCCTAAACGTCGCGGAGGGGTTCCTCGAACTCGCGCGAGAGGAGGGCGACGAGCAACACTTCGCGCGCGTCGAGGACGCGTTGGGACGGATGGACGAACTCATCGAGGACCTGTTGACGCTCGCTCGTCAGGGGGCGGCTGTAGACGCGTTCGACGACGTCCCCCTCGCGGACGTCGTCGAGGCGGCGTGGGAGACGGCGGGTTCCTCGGCGGCGACGCTCCGAATCGCGGACGAACTCGGGACCGTCGCGTGCGACCAGAGCAGACTGCGGGAGCTACTCGAAAACCTGTTCGGGAACAGCGTGGAACACGGTTCCACGAGTAGTCGGCCGGGGGCCGACGACAGCGTGGAACACGCCGGCCCCGAGGTGACCGTCACGGTCAGACGGACGGACGCGGGGTTCGCCGTCGAGGACGACGGACCCGGTATCCCGGCGGACGAACGAGAGACGGTGTTCGAGGCGGGCCACTCGACGAACGCCGAGGGCACCGGGTTCGGACTCAACATCGTCCGGAGCGTCGCCGAAGCCCACGGCTGGTCGGTGTCGCTCGGCGAGAGCCCCGACGGCGGCGTCCGGTTCGAGTTCTCCGGCGTCGAAACCGTCGAATCGGAGCCGGTCGCCCGCTGA